One Brachybacterium kimchii genomic window carries:
- a CDS encoding TIGR02206 family membrane protein — protein sequence MDSADAPLLGHMAPYGAQHLTMLAVIAVLCVVAAVVVRRRADGERSGVRGPDRTADGGSDLVGAPVLERRLRILGWVLLANSLLWTLWGFMPWAWDIDESLPLHLSDVLRFIGPLALITRARRLVVITYYWGLTLNMQSVLTPDVNYFVWPPLEFAEYWIAHGTGVLIPVILVWGLRKRPTWRGFGFAYAATALWALIAMIGNALTGANYGYLSHAPAGPSLLDVMGPWPRYLLVEALAVAVVWALLTLPWVLLDRRTGRSAEIRAGEIRADGSRSDDARADDPSAGPGDPPRIDTVPG from the coding sequence GTGGACAGCGCGGACGCGCCCCTGCTGGGGCACATGGCCCCCTACGGCGCCCAGCACCTCACGATGCTCGCGGTCATCGCGGTGCTCTGCGTCGTCGCGGCGGTCGTCGTGCGGCGTCGGGCCGACGGCGAGCGCAGCGGAGTCCGTGGTCCGGACCGCACGGCCGACGGCGGGAGCGATCTCGTGGGTGCACCCGTTCTCGAGCGCCGGCTGCGGATCCTCGGCTGGGTGCTGCTGGCCAACTCGCTGCTCTGGACGCTGTGGGGCTTCATGCCGTGGGCGTGGGACATCGACGAGTCCCTGCCGCTGCACCTCTCCGACGTGCTGCGCTTCATCGGGCCGCTGGCCCTGATCACCCGCGCACGGCGCCTCGTGGTCATCACCTACTACTGGGGTCTCACCCTGAACATGCAGTCCGTGCTCACGCCGGACGTCAACTACTTCGTGTGGCCGCCGCTCGAGTTCGCCGAGTACTGGATCGCCCACGGCACGGGCGTGCTGATCCCCGTGATCCTGGTCTGGGGCCTGCGCAAGCGCCCCACCTGGCGAGGATTCGGGTTCGCCTACGCGGCGACGGCGCTGTGGGCACTGATCGCGATGATCGGCAACGCGCTCACCGGCGCGAACTACGGCTACCTGAGCCATGCGCCCGCGGGGCCGAGCCTGCTGGACGTGATGGGCCCCTGGCCCCGGTACCTCCTCGTCGAGGCGCTCGCGGTCGCGGTGGTCTGGGCCCTCCTCACCCTGCCCTGGGTGCTGCTGGACCGTCGGACGGGACGGTCGGCCGAGATCCGGGCCGGCGAGATCCGGGCCGACGGGAGCCGCAGCGACGACGCCCGGGCCGATGATCCG